The following proteins are encoded in a genomic region of Coffea eugenioides isolate CCC68of chromosome 6, Ceug_1.0, whole genome shotgun sequence:
- the LOC113773033 gene encoding zeatin O-glucosyltransferase-like → MALVQSQNPNQGHNTRSIQQTPVTVVTVPLPAQGHLNPLLHLSCLISSHNIPVYYIGLATHIRQAKVRVQGWDPLVISNINFHEFSIPCYETPPPNPNARTKFPVQLVPLFNASIKLREPVYALLEQLSRATKRLVVIYDSAMSYVIQDAHLIPNVESYSFSIFSAFYGYAFIWELEGKPTLAEPELLELLKVLPSNEGCTPPEMMEFIKLQLDSKPIISGYLLNTCREIEGPYLDLLTKTSIIDNDKQWAVGPLNPVVIIDGLKNSNKRHYCLEWLDKQAQDSIIFVSFGSTTSLSDEEAVEIAIGLEKSGQKFIWVLRDADKGDIFEGEVRRAKLLEGFEESIEGRGIVVREWAPQLEVLAHSSTGGFMSHCGWNSCMESISMGVPEAAWPMHTDQPWNAVLMEKLLKIGLPVRDWSRRDEPVTSVTIENAVRRLMNSAEGEEMRQRAKELSKTIKGSVTEGGVSRLEMDSFIAHIRR, encoded by the coding sequence ATGGCCCTTGTCCAAAGCCAAAACCCAAACCAAGGCCATAATACTAGGAGTATTCAACAAACTCCAGTGACTGTGGTCACGGTTCCGCTTCCAGCACAAGGCCATCTCAATCCACTCCTCCATCTCTCCTGCCTCATTTCCTCCCATAACATACCCGTTTACTACATTGGCCTGGCCACCCATATCCGCCAGGCAAAGGTTCGCGTCCAAGGTTGGGATCCTCTTGTCATTTCTAACATCAATTTTCACGAATTTTCTATCCCTTGTTACGAAACTCCTCCGCCCAATCCAAACGCCCGGACAAAATTCCCCGTTCAACTCGTGCCATTGTTTAATGCATCGATCAAACTTCGCGAGCCAGTTTACGCACTTTTGGAGCAACTTTCAAGAGCAACAAAAAGATTGGTAGTTATTTATGACTCTGCCATGTCATATGTCATCCAGGATGCGCATTTGATTCCAAATGTGGAGTCATACAGCTTTAGTATCTTCTCGGCCTTCTATGGCTACGCATTCATTTGGGAACTAGAAGGGAAACCTACACTCGCCGAGCCTGAACTACTCGAACTACTCAAAGTTCTTCCATCCAACGAAGGTTGCACGCCTCCAGAGATGATGGAATTTATAAAATTGCAACTGGATTCCAAACCAATTATCTCTGGATACCTGCTGAATACGTGCAGAGAGATAGAGGGTCCCTACCTTGATCTCTTAACAAAAACCAGTATAATTGATAATGACAAGCAATGGGCTGTTGGTCCCCTCAATCCAGTTGTAATAATAGATGGGCTGAAAAACTCCAACAAGAGACACTATTGCTTGGAGTGGCTTGACAAGCAAGCCCAGGACTCTATTATTTTTGTCTCTTTTGGTTCAACAACTTCATTATCAGATGAAGAAGCCGTGGAGATCGCTATTGGATTGGAGAAAAGCGGGCAGAAGTTCATATGGGTACTCAGGGATGCAGATAAAGGAGATATTTTTGAAGGGGAGGTTAGAAGGGCTAAGTTGCTTGAAGGCTTTGAAGAGAGCATTGAAGGGAGAGGTATAGTTGTGAGGGAGTGGGCACCGCAGTTGGAGGTTCTTGCACATTCATCAACTGGTGGTTTCATGAGTCATTGCGGCTGGAACTCGTGCATGGAAAGCATTAGCATGGGAGTGCCAGAGGCAGCATGGCCTATGCATACTGACCAGCCGTGGAACGCTGTCCTGATGGAAAAGCTGCTGAAGATTGGCCTACCAGTAAGGGACTGGTCGCGGCGAGATGAACCTGTGACTTCTGTTACTATTGAAAATGCTGTGAGAAGATTGATGAATTCTGCAGAAGGAGAGGAGATGAGGCAAAGGGCTAAAGAATTGAGCAAAACTATTAAGGGGTCTGTTACGGAAGGTGGTGTTAGTCGCTTGGAGATGGATTCTTTCATTGCTCATATTCGTAGATAG